The following is a genomic window from Bacteroidia bacterium.
GCGAAATTATACAGCAAACATTTCTTGTAACTCCGGCGAATGCATTAATTACCTACAATTACGCGGTTGTATTAAATGCTGCTCCACACAATGTTGGGCAACAACCTTACTTTTTAGCCGAAATTTTAGATTCTTTGGGTAATCCTTTGCCTTGTTGTCAATATTATATTCAGATACTAAAAAATGTTGTTCCGCCAGGATTTATATTGTCATCAGGTACAAATTATTATGATAATTCAGCCGTTTATTATTTACCATGGACATCTAATAGTTTTAACTTAAATGCTTATATTGGACATAAAGTTACCTTATACTTCGCAGCAGCAGGTTGTATTGAAGGTGGACATTTTGGATATGGATATGTAGATGCCTCATGCTCTCCCGTTCAACTGATAAAAACGACTTCGAGTACTTGTGGAGGTTCTGTCACTTTAACGGCTCCTGCAGGAGATTCTGCTTATGCTTGGACGCAAATTCCTGCAGGCTCAGGAATATCGGGTTCCGCTGCTGGACAGTCAGTTACGGTTACTCAAAGTGGCACTTATCAGGTAACGGTAACCCAGAGACTTGGTTGCACATACGTTGTTGATTCAACAATTGTAATTACGTCAACACCTACCATAACGGTTAATTCAGGCAATATATGTCCCGGTAGCAGCATGGTTTTAACATCGACAGGAGCGGGAGTTGGAGGTACTTATTCATGGACACCAGCAGTAGGCTTGAGTGCTACAACAGGAGCAAGTGTAACCGCTAATCCAGCAACAACGACCAGTTATACAGTAACAGGTACATCCACAGCAGGCTGTACAGGCAGCGCCATAGCTACGGTAACGATTAATCCTAGTTTAACCGTAACAGTCAATTCTGGAAATATATGTCCCGGCAGCAGTATGATTTTAACATCGACAGGAGCGGGAGTTGGAGGCACTTATTCATGGACACCAGCAGTAGGCTTGAGTGCTACAACAGGAGCAAGTGTAACTGCTAATCCGGCAACAACGACCAGTTATACAGTAACAGGTACATCCACGTCAGGCTGTACAGGCAGTGCTATAGCGACAGTAACTATTAATCCATTACCAAACATCGGAGTTAATTCCTTAACGATCTGCACTGGTAGTAGTGGTACGCTAACAGCCACAGGCGGCACTACGTATTCATGGACACCAGGAACGGGCTTAAGTACAACCACGGGAACGTCAGTAACTGCCAATCCTTCGGCAACAACAACATATACCGTAACGGGAACAGATGCAAATGGGTGTACTAACACGGCAGCAACGACGGTAACAGTAAATCCGGCACCGACGGTAACTGTCAATTCACCGAGTATTTGTCCAACATCGAGTGCTCCTTTAACAGCATCTGGAGCGGTAACGTATGCTTGGGCGCCAGCAACAGGCTTGAGTGCAACAACAGGCACGACAGTAACGGCAAGCCCTGCGGCAACGACGGATTATACCGTAACGGGTACAGATGCAAATGGATGTACAAATACAGCTATAGCTACGGTAACGGTGATTAATGTATTAACAGTAACAGTGAACTCAGGTGCTATCTGCTTGGGCAGCAATATGACATTAACAGGTGCGGGCGCTGCCACGTATGCTTGGGCTCCAGCGACTGGCTTGAGTGCGACTACAGGGACCACAGTAACCGCTAATCCGACGGTAACGACCACTTATACAGTAACAGGTACATCTATAGCAGGTTGTACGGGTAGTGCCATAGCGACGGTAACAGTGAATCCTCCGCCGACAGTGGGCGTGAATTCGCCAAGTATCTGTACAGGTACGAGCTCTCCATTGACAGGTACCGGTGCTGTAACATACACCTGGACACCAGCGGCAGGCTTAAGTGCGACCACAGGAACCACAGTAACTGCCAATCCGACGGTAACGACCACTTATACGGTAACAGGCACAGATGTGAACGGTTGTACTAATACAGCAGTAGCTACGGTAACGATCAATCCATTGCCGACTCCGAACTTTACTTCTACGAGCGTTTGTTTTAACAATGTAAGTGCATTTACAGACGCATCCACCACAACGGTAGGAACCATCACAGCATGGTCATGGAATTTTGGAGAACCTTCTTCGGGAGCGAACAATACAAGTGCCACTCAAAACCCGACGCATACGTATGGTTCATCTGGAACGTTTAATGTTACCTTGATTGCAACTAATAGTACAGGCTGTATTGATTCAGTCAAACTACCAGTGGTAGTAAATCCATTGCCTTTGGCAGCGTTTACGTCTTCGCCGGTATGTATGGGAACAGCAACAGATTTTACAGATGGTTCTACCATCTCATCGGGTACTATTACCGGCTGGGCATGGAACTTTGGAGATCCGGGATCAGGAGTAAACAATACATCAACAACACAATCGCCGAATCATACGTATTCAGCAGCAGGTAGTTATACGGTTACCTTAACAGTTACTTCTAATAATGGCTGTCAAGGAACAATTACCCAAACAGTCACAGTGAATCCCATACCAGTAGCAGCCTTCACGGCAACTTCGGTATGCGTATCGGATGTGATGAATTTTACAGATGCTTCTACGGTAGCTCCAGGAACGATTACCGGCTGGTCATGGAATTTTGGAGATGGAGGCACAGCTATCACACAAAACCCAACCCATACG
Proteins encoded in this region:
- a CDS encoding PKD domain-containing protein, which encodes MLKKSSCHFSISILKNNFSKPVVILLLVLLSFASKAQQKQDSTILRENSFFQGDSLSGFDVVLEYHKIASNLNYNHDVVGRLYHEESNFIQTKYHPLKNRNHTINPNNYKTLSSTCDNLDFEDGNCTGWVGFIGYNSNSNAPLTTTATGIFNGAVDNPEPSCNYHTIVDAAAGNDPYGGFPMLDAGGGSYALRLGGEYINEYNGNSPGNVIVCAGGNNYNSGGEIIQQTFLVTPANALITYNYAVVLNAAPHNVGQQPYFLAEILDSLGNPLPCCQYYIQILKNVVPPGFILSSGTNYYDNSAVYYLPWTSNSFNLNAYIGHKVTLYFAAAGCIEGGHFGYGYVDASCSPVQLIKTTSSTCGGSVTLTAPAGDSAYAWTQIPAGSGISGSAAGQSVTVTQSGTYQVTVTQRLGCTYVVDSTIVITSTPTITVNSGNICPGSSMVLTSTGAGVGGTYSWTPAVGLSATTGASVTANPATTTSYTVTGTSTAGCTGSAIATVTINPSLTVTVNSGNICPGSSMILTSTGAGVGGTYSWTPAVGLSATTGASVTANPATTTSYTVTGTSTSGCTGSAIATVTINPLPNIGVNSLTICTGSSGTLTATGGTTYSWTPGTGLSTTTGTSVTANPSATTTYTVTGTDANGCTNTAATTVTVNPAPTVTVNSPSICPTSSAPLTASGAVTYAWAPATGLSATTGTTVTASPAATTDYTVTGTDANGCTNTAIATVTVINVLTVTVNSGAICLGSNMTLTGAGAATYAWAPATGLSATTGTTVTANPTVTTTYTVTGTSIAGCTGSAIATVTVNPPPTVGVNSPSICTGTSSPLTGTGAVTYTWTPAAGLSATTGTTVTANPTVTTTYTVTGTDVNGCTNTAVATVTINPLPTPNFTSTSVCFNNVSAFTDASTTTVGTITAWSWNFGEPSSGANNTSATQNPTHTYGSSGTFNVTLIATNSTGCIDSVKLPVVVNPLPLAAFTSSPVCMGTATDFTDGSTISSGTITGWAWNFGDPGSGVNNTSTTQSPNHTYSAAGSYTVTLTVTSNNGCQGTITQTVTVNPIPVAAFTATSVCVSDVMNFTDASTVAPGTITGWSWNFGDGGTAITQNPTHTYGTSGTFTVTLTVTSNGGCTNTVTNTVTVFPAPVAAFTATNVCLQNTTTFTDASTVSSGTVTSWAWNFGDGNTSAIQNPTHVYVASGSYTVKLTATSSNGCSNTISENVIVYPIPVAAFSNTTVCQNSPTSFTDGSTISSGSITNWLWNFGDGTSSTIESPMHLYAKDSTYIVKLIVTSSNGCVDSITQNVTVNPNPVVAFTVNDSIGCAPLCVQFTDHSTIANGGTINNWLWSYGDGNTGNTEDPSHCYTVAGTYDVALTVTSQSNCSTTLTHPHMITVYPVPEAAFTMNPNPTTIANPTINFVDGSTGASAWHWDFGDGDTLTWGANDNNATHTYGDTGVFNIQLIVINQFGCTDSVMHPIYIEPTFTFYAPNAFTPNGDGKNDYFFGTGTGIRTYQMWIFDRWGNLIYHTNDLNGKWDGIVAGGNRMAQIDVYVWKVNLTDVFNKTHQYIGHVSLVK